In Erythrobacter litoralis HTCC2594, a single genomic region encodes these proteins:
- a CDS encoding S26 family signal peptidase yields the protein MSLPRSIRRSLLLSGLVLLPLAWAPLDAFSKDHAFLINASPSLPNWAFWLDKRAPIERGSLIFFEPPQSELVERHFGKEPQMFGKHVLGMPGDVVRHEGDAVFIDGKQVASLLEVTRLGVPLTRGPEGAIPEGCYYTGTDHPRGLDSRYGEIGFVCRGQILGSGRAIL from the coding sequence ATGAGCCTGCCCCGCTCGATCCGCCGTTCGCTGCTGCTCTCGGGGCTGGTCCTGCTGCCGCTCGCATGGGCGCCGCTCGATGCCTTCAGCAAGGACCACGCTTTCCTCATCAATGCGAGCCCGAGCCTGCCAAACTGGGCGTTCTGGCTCGACAAGCGCGCGCCGATCGAACGCGGCAGCCTGATCTTCTTTGAGCCGCCGCAAAGCGAACTCGTCGAAAGGCATTTCGGAAAGGAACCGCAGATGTTCGGCAAGCACGTGCTTGGCATGCCGGGCGATGTCGTGCGCCACGAGGGCGATGCGGTCTTCATCGACGGAAAGCAGGTCGCGAGCCTGCTCGAGGTCACCCGCCTTGGCGTGCCGCTCACGCGCGGTCCCGAAGGCGCAATACCGGAAGGTTGCTACTACACCGGAACCGACCATCCACGCGGGCTAGACAGCCGCTACGGGGAAATCGGCTTCGTCTGCCGCGGGCAGATCCTCGGCAGCGGGAGGGCAATCCTGTGA
- the traC gene encoding type IV secretion system protein TraC, protein MNLSLSSARDALLAGLFGDAKKADHAQPRFALDMLSDWLPYRIYDEGPGLYRNAHSKGFILEVTPLIGADERTGEILGQFFSESLPQGACLQVLNFASPRIGAIVGPWFAPRYEQGGIYEAIAKARTNRLYDLVWKSGSAHAPFHARHVRLVLSLGVPVPGNVTDAELTECRDGMAGMLNSLGLASNRLEPAGLLALVDELTSPTTAREPDLTHWNREDTLDAQAIRRDIELEVEDDRLILRTERFRETGRSRDGVPQVGECYPDRFDVRHYGVRSTPERWAPWECARLIGDMFTDKLRFPCPAATMLCLHYPDQEAASARAGYKFMRTTSLSETKSARFLPRLGEQSAEWRHVQAELQAGKKLVKLFYGLTTISPLGEGDAHERTVKAIYKAAGWDLADERFLQLQGLVASFPLSLADGLVHDLARLKRFRTMLSTTAANIAPLQGEYLGGTIPHLLLLGRRGQPFFWSPFENAAGNHNIAICGKSGSGKSVLLQELCAALRGAGAKVVVIDDGRSFEHSVKLQGGRFVEFTLASGFSLNPFSMVDDARAHEDEDYRLDCFAMIKAIVGQMARPSAAPSDTERGLIDRAVTQVWEALGSGGAIDDVAHALHQSENEAGKDLATAIAPFCRGGSYAGFFSGKASFALEDDFTVFEMSDLASREELRSVVLSAIMFMTGQAMTRSSRSTKKLLLIDEAWAMLKGGSMGEFVETYARTARKYGGALATATQSLNDYYKSDGARAALENSDWMLVLQQKPETIADFRKEARLDMDDRTETLIRSLKRSGTEYSEIYLKGPEMEAVGRLVLDPLSATIFSSDPDTYAAIRRHVENGMPLERAVALVAGVEGGA, encoded by the coding sequence GTGAACCTCTCGCTATCCTCTGCGCGCGACGCGCTCCTCGCTGGCCTGTTCGGCGATGCGAAGAAAGCCGACCATGCGCAGCCGCGTTTCGCGCTCGACATGCTGTCGGACTGGCTTCCGTACCGCATCTATGACGAGGGCCCGGGGCTCTACCGGAACGCGCACTCGAAGGGCTTCATTCTCGAAGTCACCCCGCTCATCGGCGCCGATGAGCGCACCGGTGAAATCCTCGGGCAGTTCTTCTCCGAGAGCCTGCCGCAAGGCGCCTGTTTGCAGGTGCTGAACTTCGCGTCTCCGCGCATCGGCGCCATCGTCGGCCCCTGGTTCGCGCCGCGCTACGAGCAGGGCGGGATCTACGAAGCGATCGCGAAGGCCCGCACCAACCGGCTCTACGATCTCGTCTGGAAGTCGGGCTCGGCACACGCGCCGTTTCATGCGCGCCATGTGCGTCTCGTGCTGTCGCTGGGCGTTCCGGTGCCCGGAAACGTGACCGATGCAGAACTCACCGAATGCCGCGACGGGATGGCGGGGATGCTGAACTCGCTCGGCCTTGCATCGAACAGGCTCGAGCCCGCAGGCCTGCTCGCACTGGTCGACGAACTCACCTCGCCGACGACAGCGCGCGAACCCGATCTCACCCACTGGAACCGCGAGGACACGCTCGACGCGCAGGCCATCCGCCGCGATATCGAACTCGAGGTCGAGGACGACCGGCTTATCTTGCGCACCGAGCGCTTCCGCGAGACCGGGCGCTCGCGAGATGGCGTGCCTCAGGTAGGTGAATGCTATCCCGACCGCTTCGATGTGCGCCATTACGGCGTGCGCTCTACCCCTGAGCGCTGGGCACCGTGGGAATGCGCGCGGCTCATCGGCGACATGTTTACTGACAAGCTGCGCTTTCCCTGTCCCGCCGCGACAATGCTGTGCCTGCACTATCCCGACCAGGAGGCCGCCTCGGCGCGCGCCGGCTACAAGTTCATGCGCACCACCAGCCTTTCGGAAACGAAGAGCGCGCGCTTCCTCCCTAGGCTTGGCGAGCAATCGGCCGAATGGAGACACGTCCAGGCCGAACTCCAGGCGGGCAAGAAGCTCGTCAAGCTGTTCTATGGTCTCACCACGATCTCGCCGCTCGGCGAAGGCGATGCGCATGAGCGCACGGTCAAGGCGATCTACAAGGCGGCCGGATGGGACCTTGCCGACGAGCGCTTCCTCCAGCTCCAGGGCCTCGTCGCCTCGTTCCCGTTGAGCCTCGCCGATGGTCTGGTCCACGACCTTGCGCGGCTCAAACGCTTCCGGACCATGCTCTCGACCACCGCGGCCAATATCGCCCCCCTGCAGGGCGAGTATCTCGGCGGGACGATCCCGCACCTGCTGCTCCTCGGACGGCGCGGCCAGCCCTTCTTCTGGTCGCCCTTCGAGAACGCGGCGGGCAACCACAACATCGCGATCTGCGGAAAGTCGGGCTCGGGCAAGTCGGTGCTGCTGCAGGAGCTGTGCGCCGCGCTGCGCGGCGCGGGCGCCAAGGTCGTGGTGATCGACGACGGACGCAGTTTTGAGCATTCGGTCAAGTTACAGGGCGGCCGCTTCGTCGAGTTCACGCTCGCCTCGGGATTCTCGCTCAACCCCTTCTCGATGGTCGACGATGCGCGCGCGCATGAAGACGAGGATTACCGGCTCGACTGCTTCGCCATGATCAAGGCCATCGTTGGCCAGATGGCGCGGCCAAGCGCCGCGCCTTCGGACACGGAGCGCGGGCTGATCGACCGCGCGGTGACGCAGGTGTGGGAAGCGCTCGGCAGCGGCGGGGCGATCGACGACGTCGCGCATGCGCTCCATCAGAGCGAGAACGAGGCGGGCAAGGATCTCGCCACAGCGATCGCGCCCTTCTGCCGCGGTGGCAGCTATGCCGGGTTCTTCTCGGGGAAAGCGAGTTTCGCGCTCGAAGACGATTTCACCGTCTTCGAGATGAGCGACCTCGCGTCCCGCGAGGAGCTTCGAAGCGTTGTCCTCTCGGCAATCATGTTCATGACCGGTCAGGCGATGACGCGCTCGTCGCGCTCGACCAAGAAGCTGCTGCTGATCGACGAGGCCTGGGCGATGCTCAAGGGCGGTTCGATGGGCGAGTTCGTCGAGACCTATGCCCGCACCGCGCGCAAATATGGCGGCGCGCTTGCGACCGCGACCCAGTCCTTGAACGACTACTACAAGTCCGATGGTGCGCGCGCCGCGCTCGAAAACAGCGACTGGATGCTGGTGCTCCAACAGAAGCCCGAGACCATCGCCGATTTCCGCAAGGAGGCCCGGCTCGACATGGACGACCGGACCGAGACGCTGATCCGCAGCCTCAAGCGCTCGGGCACCGAGTACAGCGAGATCTACCTCAAAGGTCCCGAGATGGAAGCCGTTGGACGCCTGGTGCTCGACCCACTCTCGGCAACCATCTTCTCCTCCGATCCTGACACCTATGCCGCGATCCGCCGCCATGTCGAAAACGGCATGCCGCTCGAGCGCGCAGTCGCGCTGGTCGCAGGTGTGGAAGGAGGCGCATGA
- a CDS encoding DsbC family protein, whose protein sequence is MNYSNQRPGLKARAAHISLAAASAAALLTSGVAVVTAMPAQAAITQNVVEALKLRLPKTPIDALDCKTFAPWCEVVSGETLFYIDEAARYLFVGRLYDMEERRDVTAARLLELNPDLLAAGAARAAGEDTAGRHDVAEPRDRRAATHVDLKVLPAVGAILWGNPKGPKLVVFSDFQCGYCKRLTGELEKAGVLVEERPISIFGASSRRMSEAVLCAADPVGALHAAYTGKHLEPRAACKKAAALDANEAFAQANGFAGTPVIVRARDGAVLHGYRDAKTLRAFANAKTGLKQ, encoded by the coding sequence ATGAACTACTCGAACCAGCGGCCCGGCCTCAAGGCGCGCGCCGCGCACATATCGCTCGCCGCCGCCAGCGCAGCAGCCCTCCTTACAAGCGGTGTCGCGGTAGTGACCGCCATGCCGGCGCAGGCCGCGATCACGCAGAATGTGGTTGAAGCGCTCAAGCTTCGTCTGCCCAAGACACCGATCGACGCGCTCGATTGCAAGACATTCGCGCCGTGGTGCGAGGTCGTCTCGGGAGAGACGCTGTTCTACATCGACGAAGCGGCACGCTACCTCTTCGTCGGGCGGCTCTACGACATGGAGGAGCGGCGCGACGTAACCGCCGCGCGCCTGCTTGAACTCAATCCCGACCTGCTCGCCGCCGGCGCAGCCCGCGCTGCCGGCGAGGACACTGCCGGTCGGCACGACGTTGCAGAACCCCGCGACAGGCGGGCCGCGACGCATGTCGATCTCAAAGTCTTGCCCGCAGTAGGCGCGATCCTGTGGGGCAATCCCAAGGGGCCGAAGCTGGTTGTCTTCTCGGATTTCCAGTGCGGCTACTGCAAGCGGCTCACCGGCGAACTCGAGAAGGCAGGCGTCCTTGTCGAGGAGCGGCCGATCTCGATCTTCGGCGCATCGAGCCGCCGCATGTCCGAGGCGGTGCTGTGCGCCGCCGATCCGGTCGGGGCGCTCCATGCCGCCTACACCGGCAAGCACCTCGAACCGCGCGCTGCCTGCAAGAAAGCAGCTGCGCTCGATGCCAACGAAGCCTTTGCACAGGCCAACGGCTTTGCCGGAACCCCGGTGATCGTCAGAGCGCGCGACGGTGCGGTGCTGCACGGCTACCGCGATGCAAAGACACTGCGCGCATTTGCCAATGCCAAGACCGGATTGAAGCAATGA
- a CDS encoding type-F conjugative transfer system secretin TraK, producing the protein MTLLSRPFPAALTSVALAIATAAYASPAHADQFVEAADGAAIDCVLARGALTRIALIEDGFANVSKMASGYPYNDFEVTHEPVRGDIYVSVPLQYASARVSFFATSSAGYVYKFACRVDGEEASQLFVTNPALAKSQASEWEGYAATRDEAAIRLIEAMASDGVLPGFRARAELSRPRRTDSLEVQQVAEYEGAELIGQAFTLRNLGPMPVDLAGEREAPAGALAFAYGRDSLQPGESTQAFLVFAKGGLE; encoded by the coding sequence ATGACACTCCTATCCCGCCCCTTCCCCGCCGCGCTGACCAGCGTTGCGCTGGCAATCGCCACGGCCGCCTACGCTTCACCGGCACATGCCGACCAGTTCGTCGAGGCCGCTGATGGCGCCGCGATCGATTGCGTGCTCGCGCGCGGCGCGCTGACCCGTATCGCCCTCATCGAGGATGGTTTCGCCAATGTCTCGAAGATGGCGAGCGGCTATCCCTACAACGATTTCGAGGTGACCCACGAACCGGTGCGCGGCGACATTTATGTCTCGGTGCCGCTGCAATATGCGAGCGCCAGAGTCAGCTTCTTCGCGACCAGCAGCGCGGGCTATGTCTATAAGTTCGCCTGCCGCGTCGATGGCGAGGAAGCGAGCCAGCTCTTCGTCACCAATCCCGCGCTCGCCAAGTCCCAGGCGAGCGAATGGGAAGGCTATGCAGCGACGCGCGACGAAGCCGCGATCCGCCTGATCGAGGCGATGGCGAGCGACGGTGTTCTGCCGGGCTTCCGGGCGCGCGCCGAACTCTCGCGACCACGCCGCACCGACAGCCTCGAAGTGCAGCAGGTCGCCGAATATGAAGGTGCCGAGCTGATCGGTCAGGCCTTCACCCTGCGCAATCTCGGCCCGATGCCCGTCGACCTTGCCGGTGAACGCGAGGCGCCCGCCGGGGCGCTGGCCTTTGCCTATGGCCGCGACAGTCTCCAGCCCGGCGAGAGCACGCAGGCCTTCCTCGTCTTTGCGAAGGGAGGGCTCGAATAA
- the trbC gene encoding type-F conjugative transfer system pilin assembly protein TrbC: MRNAFPILVGLSLVIAAGFAAASAQDAGPDLDLAEIRARAAEHAVDAEALATSVRTKADTLAEDARAAQQTAFDNRAGYAETAQATANAGPLDLDGMIRAQADAEVAAMGDTPRFIAFASLAMPEPSLKALVRDVSRAGGVTVLRGFPQGDSARFKKRIAAIWSDGDEAGALGIDPRLFRAFDIKVAPSFVMIASDFSPCDGFDCKDVLPPHDRIAGNISVAEVLDTFASGGGPGAQLARLHSRRLEGERP; encoded by the coding sequence ATGAGAAACGCTTTCCCCATACTCGTTGGCCTGAGCCTCGTGATCGCTGCCGGATTTGCCGCCGCTTCTGCGCAGGATGCCGGACCCGACCTTGACCTCGCTGAGATCCGCGCGCGAGCGGCCGAACATGCCGTCGACGCCGAGGCGCTCGCCACGTCGGTCAGGACAAAAGCGGATACCCTCGCAGAAGACGCGCGCGCCGCGCAGCAAACGGCTTTCGACAATCGCGCAGGCTATGCCGAGACTGCGCAGGCGACCGCGAATGCCGGGCCGCTCGATCTCGATGGCATGATCCGCGCCCAGGCCGACGCGGAAGTGGCAGCGATGGGCGACACGCCCCGGTTCATCGCTTTTGCCTCATTGGCAATGCCCGAGCCCTCATTGAAGGCGCTGGTTCGCGATGTCTCGAGGGCCGGCGGCGTCACCGTGCTGCGCGGTTTCCCGCAAGGCGACAGCGCGCGCTTCAAGAAGCGCATCGCCGCAATCTGGAGCGATGGCGATGAGGCCGGCGCGCTCGGGATCGACCCGCGCCTGTTCCGCGCGTTCGATATCAAGGTTGCCCCGAGCTTCGTGATGATCGCGAGCGATTTCAGCCCCTGCGACGGGTTCGACTGCAAAGACGTCTTGCCGCCGCACGACCGCATTGCCGGCAATATCAGCGTGGCCGAAGTGCTCGACACCTTCGCTTCGGGAGGCGGTCCGGGAGCGCAGCTCGCGCGCCTCCATTCCCGCAGGCTCGAAGGAGAACGGCCATGA
- the traW gene encoding type-F conjugative transfer system protein TraW — protein MRSFLPIGALLLAMLPASLQARDYGQRGAVFPVIERDLLEQIHTRLAQMEKSGETARLNEELKRRTIARVNRPDPVAGLIRASASRSWAFDPTIALAADIRGAKGELIHAAGTRVNPLDSVKLRSDLLFLDGDDPAQIAWALRQDANAKLILVKGAPLELMKARQRRFYFDQGGKLTQKFGIKAVPARVRQNGRFLEVSEIALPRRKAQP, from the coding sequence ATGCGCTCTTTCCTTCCGATTGGCGCGCTTCTCCTCGCCATGCTCCCTGCCAGCCTGCAGGCACGAGACTACGGCCAGCGCGGCGCGGTCTTCCCTGTGATCGAGCGCGACCTGCTCGAACAGATTCATACGCGCCTCGCGCAGATGGAAAAGTCGGGCGAGACCGCGCGGCTCAACGAGGAACTCAAGCGTCGCACGATCGCACGCGTCAACCGACCCGATCCGGTTGCCGGCCTCATTCGCGCAAGCGCAAGCCGCAGCTGGGCGTTCGATCCGACAATCGCGCTTGCTGCCGATATCCGGGGCGCAAAAGGCGAGCTGATCCATGCCGCCGGAACCCGGGTCAATCCGCTCGACAGCGTCAAGCTGCGCTCCGACCTCCTGTTTCTCGACGGCGACGACCCTGCGCAGATCGCCTGGGCGCTGAGGCAGGACGCCAATGCCAAGCTGATCCTCGTGAAAGGCGCACCGCTCGAGCTGATGAAGGCCCGTCAACGCCGCTTCTATTTCGACCAGGGCGGCAAGCTGACGCAAAAATTCGGTATCAAGGCTGTTCCCGCGCGGGTGCGCCAGAACGGGCGCTTCCTCGAAGTCAGCGAGATTGCGCTGCCGCGCCGGAAGGCACAGCCATGA
- a CDS encoding TrbI F-type domain-containing protein codes for MDRLNLPLSQLGPKLLAVALLVAALLWGAWITQQVTSSPEQRIVTVRLAETIGTFVEEAARADADPAVVQAASLAYLKAAESAVADMGHDGRVVLVAEAVLAGAAEDATSELEQRIADKLAGEIQP; via the coding sequence ATGGATAGACTGAACCTCCCACTTAGCCAGCTGGGCCCGAAACTCCTCGCCGTAGCCTTGCTCGTTGCCGCGCTCCTGTGGGGTGCGTGGATTACGCAGCAGGTCACCAGCTCGCCAGAGCAGCGGATCGTCACGGTCCGGCTCGCCGAGACCATCGGGACATTCGTCGAGGAAGCCGCGCGCGCCGATGCCGATCCGGCGGTCGTCCAGGCGGCTAGCCTTGCCTACCTCAAGGCCGCCGAAAGCGCCGTTGCCGACATGGGCCATGACGGCCGCGTGGTGCTGGTTGCCGAGGCCGTGCTCGCGGGCGCTGCCGAAGACGCAACCTCCGAACTCGAGCAGCGCATCGCGGACAAGCTCGCAGGGGAGATCCAGCCATGA
- the traU gene encoding conjugal transfer pilus assembly protein TraU, which produces MTGIRAFLVLFTAMLSLVFASPASADAGPGKCTGQFVNPITDICWSCLFPISIGGLEIWPSNRPDPDNPDFPLCLCGLRPGIAMGFWEPVRLADVSMKPWCFVNLGGMKLDPGFDVGFRSISGPSAVGGASQYYSSWHVHWYAYPLIYWMEIVADFLCLEPGSIDILYISEIDPLWQDSELTAIINPEAVLFANPLALAACAADCAAATANLPLDEMFWCAGCQGSMYPMNGNVSASIGHVQASRLVLSRFAYKLHRELVSWGTMGSKGLCGKYLMPVMRKQQYRFQATSPNPATKGRYACPPIGASTTFQSPGQVIPAIGEDMGYLVWRKRNCCAL; this is translated from the coding sequence ATGACCGGAATCCGCGCCTTCCTCGTGCTTTTCACGGCGATGCTGTCGCTGGTCTTCGCATCACCCGCTTCGGCCGATGCCGGTCCGGGCAAGTGCACCGGGCAATTCGTCAATCCGATCACCGACATCTGCTGGTCGTGCCTGTTCCCGATCTCGATCGGCGGGCTCGAAATCTGGCCGAGCAATCGTCCCGATCCGGACAACCCCGATTTCCCGCTGTGCCTGTGCGGTCTTCGGCCCGGCATCGCGATGGGGTTCTGGGAGCCGGTCCGGCTCGCCGATGTCAGCATGAAGCCTTGGTGCTTCGTGAACCTCGGCGGCATGAAGCTCGATCCCGGCTTTGATGTCGGCTTCCGCTCGATCTCGGGTCCTTCGGCCGTGGGCGGCGCCAGCCAGTATTATTCGAGCTGGCACGTCCACTGGTATGCCTATCCGCTGATCTACTGGATGGAGATCGTCGCCGATTTTCTGTGCCTCGAGCCGGGTTCGATCGACATCCTCTACATCTCCGAGATCGATCCGCTGTGGCAGGACAGCGAGCTCACCGCGATCATCAATCCCGAGGCCGTGCTGTTTGCCAACCCGCTGGCGCTTGCCGCGTGCGCGGCGGATTGTGCTGCAGCGACCGCGAACCTGCCGCTCGACGAGATGTTCTGGTGCGCGGGCTGCCAAGGGTCGATGTACCCGATGAACGGCAACGTCTCGGCCTCGATCGGACACGTCCAGGCCTCGCGGCTCGTGCTCTCGCGCTTCGCCTACAAGCTCCACCGCGAGCTCGTCTCATGGGGGACGATGGGGTCGAAGGGCCTGTGCGGCAAGTACCTGATGCCGGTGATGAGGAAGCAGCAATACCGCTTCCAGGCCACCAGCCCCAACCCGGCGACCAAGGGCCGCTACGCCTGCCCGCCCATCGGTGCATCCACCACCTTCCAGTCCCCCGGACAGGTCATCCCCGCGATCGGCGAAGACATGGGATACCTCGTCTGGCGCAAGAGGAATTGCTGCGCGCTATGA
- a CDS encoding conjugal transfer protein TraN, producing MRLIQSLRIGLLGLLAVAAPLSAQQQDARADGKAFGESLRGEAQEAAKSQPNAANLPNYDRNAVRNLETLADAPERIESNAAAAATGHQGYRAMRDSVANRARFDPSEIEDVIARSLAINETPLDYTSGMAISGGQGNCVPLPTGSGSAGTYTATCNSGTRIDQSVGQCAVPLVASVTRRQQWHYLCNETSTVYGYPWCSAFDGGSCRITGYRPGPCLQWREDQFYRYCTEPGDPIAEITCDTPDARYTPYAVTTDNSIDTFSDESQCIGFADNGDCTLDNEICTDADPQTRVIDGVSVTRPCWEWQRSYTCTSREAASDCSDIESQGTCRFIGEECLTDEMPCETWERIYECPLPGTDISTQYVCDGDVYCIDGSCETIERTANDEFKDAAVALHAMDEARGQFDPNTLTLFRGTRNTCSSKVFGVLNCCKGKGFPLIPGISLLVALGCSREEVLLHERDAQGLCAYVGTYCSDKFLGVCLTKKKVYCCFESKLSRILQEQGRKQLPKPWDKPKEEQCEGFTLDEFARLDLSRMDFSEVYAEFTDAARLPDELETSILIQQKIEDYYARGGQ from the coding sequence ATGAGGCTCATACAATCGCTTCGCATAGGACTGCTCGGTCTTCTCGCCGTCGCCGCGCCCCTTTCCGCGCAGCAGCAGGACGCGCGGGCCGATGGCAAGGCCTTTGGCGAAAGCCTGCGCGGCGAAGCGCAAGAAGCTGCCAAATCGCAGCCCAATGCAGCAAACCTGCCCAACTACGACCGCAACGCCGTGCGAAACCTGGAAACGCTCGCCGACGCTCCCGAGCGGATCGAGAGCAATGCGGCCGCCGCTGCTACCGGACACCAGGGCTATCGGGCGATGCGCGACAGCGTGGCCAATCGCGCGCGCTTCGATCCAAGTGAGATCGAGGACGTTATTGCGCGCAGCCTCGCCATCAACGAGACCCCGCTCGACTACACCAGCGGCATGGCAATCTCGGGTGGCCAGGGTAATTGCGTGCCGCTGCCGACCGGGTCCGGATCGGCTGGGACCTACACCGCTACATGCAACTCTGGCACGCGGATCGACCAGTCGGTGGGTCAGTGCGCGGTGCCGCTCGTTGCCAGCGTGACCCGGCGCCAGCAATGGCACTATCTCTGCAATGAGACGAGCACAGTCTATGGATATCCCTGGTGCTCGGCATTCGATGGGGGGTCGTGCCGGATCACCGGGTATCGGCCCGGACCCTGCCTCCAGTGGCGGGAGGACCAGTTCTATAGATACTGCACCGAACCTGGCGATCCCATCGCTGAAATCACATGCGACACTCCGGATGCGCGCTACACGCCCTATGCGGTGACCACGGACAACTCGATCGATACCTTTTCCGACGAGAGCCAGTGCATCGGATTTGCCGATAATGGCGATTGCACACTCGACAATGAGATCTGCACCGATGCCGATCCGCAGACCCGCGTGATCGACGGTGTCTCGGTTACGCGGCCCTGCTGGGAATGGCAGCGCAGCTACACCTGCACATCGCGCGAGGCGGCGAGCGACTGTTCGGATATCGAAAGCCAGGGCACCTGCCGGTTCATCGGCGAGGAATGCCTCACCGACGAGATGCCCTGCGAGACCTGGGAGCGCATCTACGAATGTCCCCTGCCCGGTACGGACATCTCCACCCAGTATGTCTGCGATGGCGATGTCTATTGCATTGATGGCAGCTGCGAGACGATCGAGCGCACCGCCAATGATGAGTTCAAGGATGCGGCGGTCGCATTGCACGCCATGGACGAGGCGCGCGGCCAGTTCGATCCGAACACGCTGACGCTGTTCCGCGGCACGCGCAACACCTGCTCGTCCAAGGTCTTCGGCGTCCTCAACTGCTGCAAGGGCAAGGGCTTCCCGCTCATCCCCGGAATCAGCCTGCTGGTCGCACTCGGCTGCAGCCGCGAGGAAGTGCTGCTCCACGAACGCGATGCGCAGGGACTGTGCGCCTATGTCGGGACCTATTGTTCGGACAAGTTCCTTGGCGTCTGCCTGACGAAGAAGAAGGTCTATTGCTGTTTCGAGAGCAAGCTGTCGCGGATCCTGCAGGAACAGGGCCGTAAGCAGCTCCCCAAGCCATGGGACAAGCCCAAAGAAGAACAATGTGAGGGGTTCACTCTCGACGAGTTTGCCCGGCTCGACCTCAGCCGGATGGATTTCAGCGAGGTCTATGCCGAGTTCACAGATGCCGCACGGCTGCCCGACGAACTCGAGACCAGCATCCTCATCCAGCAGAAAATCGAAGATTATTACGCAAGGGGCGGCCAATGA
- a CDS encoding TraB/VirB10 family protein: MADTDRHDTPAAAPKDETRGEARRNLNRTVAQRQKLLLAGIGGVALISGSMFIFGGEDEAGAGGAGATTIETGALVNRNLSQREFVATYGNRLDAQGRAIKDLQESQLPKASIEQELETLRGENARMLSDGQAAIDAISAENAALRSELETVRANPPVTPVPSADPRAPGFPPGALEPPSEPKASLLSFSSDKPGAAKTKAIESAPTLLLEASRDYLPPNSYAPATVIVGVDASTGVTSQSDPLPVVLRITGPARSVLQGNKLLTTDLTGCLVNGAARGDLSAEKVYVKLVRMTCAQPGGRFAVSEVKGFIAFAGKSGVRGNVVSREGSLVSQALLAGIVGGFGRGFSANANGIFAQPVGSDGRRDALSPTDILAGGLGQGAGEAADTVSKYLIERAEQYQPVVEMPTGIAVEIVFLDGVHVRSTPQ; the protein is encoded by the coding sequence ATGGCCGATACCGACAGACACGATACGCCCGCCGCAGCGCCCAAGGACGAGACGCGCGGCGAAGCCCGGCGCAATCTCAACCGCACGGTCGCGCAGCGCCAGAAGCTGCTGCTCGCCGGCATCGGCGGGGTGGCACTCATCTCCGGTTCGATGTTCATCTTCGGCGGCGAGGATGAAGCCGGCGCCGGCGGCGCGGGCGCGACCACGATCGAGACCGGCGCGCTGGTCAATCGCAATCTCTCGCAGCGCGAATTCGTCGCCACTTATGGCAACCGTCTTGATGCGCAGGGCCGCGCGATCAAGGACCTGCAGGAAAGCCAGCTTCCCAAGGCCTCGATCGAGCAGGAGCTCGAGACATTGCGCGGCGAAAACGCGCGGATGCTGAGCGACGGTCAGGCGGCGATCGATGCGATCTCGGCCGAGAACGCCGCCTTGCGCTCGGAACTCGAGACGGTGCGCGCCAATCCCCCAGTTACGCCGGTTCCCTCAGCCGATCCGCGGGCTCCGGGCTTCCCTCCCGGAGCGCTCGAGCCACCCAGCGAACCCAAGGCAAGCCTGCTGAGTTTCTCATCCGACAAGCCGGGCGCCGCCAAGACCAAGGCAATCGAAAGCGCGCCGACGCTGCTGCTCGAGGCAAGCCGCGATTACCTGCCGCCCAACAGCTATGCACCTGCCACCGTGATCGTCGGGGTCGACGCCTCGACGGGCGTTACCAGCCAGAGCGATCCGCTGCCCGTGGTGCTGCGGATCACCGGTCCGGCGCGCTCGGTGCTGCAGGGCAACAAGCTTCTCACCACCGATCTCACCGGCTGCCTCGTCAACGGCGCGGCGCGCGGCGATCTCTCGGCCGAGAAGGTTTACGTCAAGCTTGTGCGCATGACCTGTGCGCAACCGGGCGGACGCTTTGCGGTGAGCGAGGTCAAGGGGTTCATCGCCTTTGCCGGCAAGTCGGGCGTTCGCGGCAATGTCGTCAGCCGCGAAGGCAGCCTCGTCAGCCAGGCGCTGCTCGCCGGGATCGTCGGCGGGTTCGGACGCGGCTTCTCGGCCAATGCCAACGGCATCTTTGCGCAGCCTGTCGGCAGCGACGGCAGGCGCGACGCGCTCTCGCCGACCGACATTCTCGCAGGCGGCCTCGGCCAGGGCGCGGGCGAAGCCGCCGACACGGTCAGCAAATACCTCATCGAACGCGCAGAACAGTACCAACCCGTCGTCGAGATGCCGACCGGCATCGCAGTCGAGATCGTCTTTCTCGACGGCGTCCATGTCAGGAGCACACCCCAATGA